A genomic segment from Arcobacter acticola encodes:
- the kdsB gene encoding 3-deoxy-manno-octulosonate cytidylyltransferase produces MIIIPARLNSSRFANKILVDILGLPMVIRTAKQVSSLDKVVIATDSQEVIDLAKEHGFDAVMTSSEHQSGTDRINEAVNILNLSDDEIIVNVQGDEPFIEVEVVQAVINRVKQIKENNEDIMITSCYKEISSELADDPNHVKVILDEDSNAIYFSRAKVPYHRDHYEAATYSGHLGIYGFTKKSLNNFCELKSSKLENIEKLEQLRAIDNGFKIAMVKVESKSFGIDTQQDLDNAIKIFSK; encoded by the coding sequence AAAATTTTGGTTGATATTTTAGGACTACCAATGGTAATAAGAACTGCCAAACAAGTAAGTAGCTTGGATAAAGTAGTAATTGCTACTGATTCACAAGAAGTTATTGATTTAGCTAAAGAGCATGGTTTTGATGCTGTTATGACTTCTTCAGAACATCAAAGTGGAACAGATAGAATAAATGAAGCTGTGAATATTTTAAACTTAAGTGATGATGAGATTATTGTAAATGTTCAAGGTGATGAACCATTTATTGAAGTTGAAGTAGTTCAAGCAGTTATAAATAGAGTAAAACAAATAAAAGAAAATAACGAAGATATTATGATTACCTCTTGTTATAAAGAGATTAGTTCAGAACTAGCTGATGATCCAAATCATGTAAAAGTAATCTTAGATGAAGATTCAAATGCTATTTATTTTTCACGTGCAAAAGTACCTTATCATAGAGATCATTATGAAGCTGCAACTTATAGTGGTCATCTAGGAATATATGGTTTTACAAAAAAATCACTAAATAATTTTTGTGAGTTAAAATCTTCAAAATTAGAAAATATAGAAAAACTTGAACAATTAAGAGCTATAGATAATGGATTCAAGATAGCAATGGTAAAAGTTGAATCTAAATCTTTTGGAATAGACACACAACAAGACTTAGATAATGCAATAAAAATTTTTAGTAAATAA